The genomic segment CATGCTTGCGGTACGCAGAAAATACCGTACGCGCCAAAATCAAAGCAGCTTGAGCGAATGAAGAGGTGAAGCAAGGCAACACGGCTCTCTTGTGACACGATCAAAGGAGTTGGTCTTGGAGTAGAAGGTGTAGACTGAATGCCAAGGCTTCAATGCAACGTGCTAATGGGACTAGATTAAAAGATTAAATAATCACGAATGTCTCCGACAGCGCATCTACAGCACGCAGTTCAACCACTGTACCGCTATTAACGCCGACGAGATGATTTTTCATTGGCTGAATTAGACGCAGCTTTGCGCTTAGTTGACGTAGGTGCAGACGGTGCTTGTTGTTTTGGCTGAATGCTAGGGGAAATGTTAGTCACGTTTGCGTGGAGCACGTACGAAAAGAAACCATCCAAACGTCCCTGTTGCTTCTGGCCAACGGCGTGCGATAATTTTTCGCAACtccggcgcacgcgctcctCGCTGAGGCTGTTAGTGGTTTGATGGCACGCACCCAAATCCGTTTTCGCCGCATAGGAAAGATACTAGCTCTTCTGTCTTGGGCTGGTCCCACTTGAGCTTGTCGTGTCAGATAGTGTGCTAAAGTACGTACCTGGATGTTGTGGCCGTCTAGCACCTCGGGTGATTGAAATAGGCTCCGTGCCTCTTGAAAGGGCCAGATGTCAGGCACTTGGATGGCGCCAGCGCGCTTTTTCGATGAGACTTCTTCGTCATTTCCGTCGCTGGGTGGGTTCTTCTTAGCAGACGTTAGATGCAAATGATCTAGGACGCGCTCCAGAGTTTCATGTTCCTGAATAAGCTTGAGTGCTTTTTTAGGTCCCACGCCACGGATGGGGTCCAGGTAGTCGCATCCCAGCAACATGCACAAGTCGACAAACTAAGTGTGAGTGTGTGAGAGACGTACTTGACTCATTGGCATGTtgagctcttcgagcgccttATGCAAGTTGACCTCTGTCACAGGCAGCTTCTTTTGTTCGCTGGCTGTGAGATTTTTCAATAGGATAGGCGAGCCAAACGTGAGTGTGTCCATGTCTTCAGAGCCTGCTGCGTAGACTTTACCTGCGCGAGCGAGCTCGGCACATTGTGCCTCCGCTTCTGATGGTGACACAACCCAGGGGATACCCATGAGTGTGAGCAAGCGCTGCACCTCAGCATTATGCTCCCTGGTTGGACGCACTTGACGGCGTGCCAGCTGATCTAGCGTTTCGCTGTCAGCGATATCTTTTttctcttcttcctcggcacgcgcctcCTCGCGTCGTCCAAAGCGCTTTGCCAGCACGTCCTTTTTGAGATCAGGAGGCTTACCATCAAACACGTAGACGGGTTTGATGCCATAGTCCACCATGCGTATGGTTCGATAAAAGAAGCCAAGCAAATGACTAGTGACTTTACCGGAATCTGACATCATTTGCTGCCCATCTGACTGGCGAACGGCAATGAGAAACTGGTACAGACTCATGGATGCGTCAATGGCAACCTTCCGACCAAATAGTGTCTTGATATCATGGTGCTTAATGCATCctggcgcctcgtccgccaGCAAGGACGTAAGACCTTATGATTCGTACGGCAGCATGCTCATTACGTACCTTTGATGCCCATGAAGGAGACGGACGCGACACGCGTGGACCAACGCTACGTTGTGGAGAAGCACGTGGGTTGGGGCTTCGCGGCGCACCTCGAGCCAGGCGCATGGTATGTCATGGCTGACCAAGAGGGCGACGAGAGCTTCCACGATGACTGGTGGGAATCGCTAGCGATTGATCAAGACATAGAGTCGCAGCTGAATGCTgtcgagcagcaggcggAGATGCTcgcgtccagcagcacTATGTCGTTGGGCACGCATATGCCGGAGCTGCGGGCGATGTATGAGGAGCAGCAACATACCATCAACCAGCTCAGacagcaggcgcagcagcagcagggAGAGATCTCCGTCGTTCGCTCTAATCTAACTAgagcgcagcagcagaaCCGAACGCTGCAGCAACACCAGCAGCAAATGGAGCAAGACTACCGGCACCGCATCGAAACGTTGCAACAGGAGCATGGGCGTCAGATGGAGCGCTTAGAGGCAACGTCAGCGTTCCGTCGGATTGAGCAGGACTCAAACCGCACTGTATGGCCTTCGACAacgcgacgccgcgcaccCGTGGTCTTCCCCAAAGACGCCCTAGCGACGCCCATGGTACCGGGGCAGGATACCCCCACTCGGTACGTGGCATCCCACCGCCAACGTGCAGAGCCTGAGACCCCTTCTCGTCCGCGCTCTTTCCCGCACTTTGATAATTCATTCGTGGATCCAgcgccctcgtcgtcaccTGCCACGGCGCCAGATGTGGTaccgtcgtcgtcgacgcccaCGCCGGACTCTTCGCCACATGTGGGAGCGCTCGACGCTTTGTCCTCCGACGACTATGAATATGTGCTGGCGGCTTTATTTACGCGGCAGGCACGTTGGACTTCGCATATCTTGGGCCATCCCCCCAGGTCGCAGACCGGgtcgatgctgctgcaccttGTCATGATGGACGTACCAGAGTGTCCGAGCTTTTCACGCACAGCCGAGCAGCTTTGGCAGTGCGTAGCGCGCGCAGGATCGTACGAAGCGTTCTTATGCGACTGTGCCCCCATTGTGCGACTGTATTTACAGCGAGGTAAGGAGCCGCAGCAAGCCGTGCGCGATGTATGGGCCGACTACTCGCCGTCCCTGTATGGTGGCGTGGCTACTTTGCTCTGTGCTGCGACACACATGCTTCTGCAGGCGGACAAGATCAAGGCTGTGTGCCACATGCTGGACTGGATGACGGCTCTCGGTCTATCGCAGCCGGCTTTTGTCTCGTTCCTGGCCTGCCGAGACAAGCCGATGCTACCTGATGCCTCTGTATCACCCCCTATCACACACATTCTTATCGATGGCATGAAACGGGATGTGGCACTTTATCCCAGTGTTGTGCGCCTAAGCCAGGTACTCGCGTGGTCGTCAGAGCTGTATGGATATCAGGACGTCCACCCCGTGTTCCATGCAAAGGGCGTACTTTTGGCGCTGCTCGATACCCACGAACCAAGCGTGTTGATACCCACGCTGCAACTATGCACGCTGGTCGTGTCTGATGCGACTACTTTGCACATGTGCCTGTCGGCCCAATTCGACCCGGCATGGCAGCCGCGTGTCCCGCCGCGACTAGGCCAGGTCCGGTTTCCcgtcgtggatgtgctCTCGAAGCATCTCGTGGATCGGCGCGGCGATATGCCAGCAGATGCGTCCCACCGCATCCACATGTCTATTCTCCTGTTTCTGACACAAGCTGCACGCTGGCCTGATACGTCGATCATGCTGGCCGAGTCGACTCCGCTGCTGCCCGCCCTGATCCAGTGCCTGAGCTGGGACGTCTCGACGCTGTGGAACACGGAGCCTGTGCCCGACGCCCCTGGCACTCGCGATGCCGCATGGGCCTTGGAGCGCGTGTGCCAAAGTGTGCAGTTTCTGCACGATCTGTACATGCCTGAGGGCATCGCGACACGCAATTTGGCCGAGAAACTTGTGTCGGCTCAAgcgcaggccgtgctgaACGGCGTGCGATACGCCTTTATCGTGGCTCTCGGCCGCATCGCCTTTGCCAACGAGCCGGACTGGCTCATGCACGATACCCAGGCCCATCGCAGGCGGACGCAACTAGAGTGTGCCGCGATGTTGGCCAGTGATCTGATCGACTCGGTGCTATCACCCAATGAGACAGACGAAATTTacgagctcctcgtcgAGGAAGCCGAGTGACTATGTCAGCGACGGGTATACCGCCTCGATGGGCTGGTGCGACCACGCACGTTGATGAGCACCGGGTGAGAACGCCGCGGCCGTCTGGGCGCCAGAGCCTGCGGACCGAAGTACGTATTTGTACGTCACCAGGCCCTCGAGTCCGACGGGACCGCGGGCATGAATACGGCCCGTGCTGATGCCCACCTCGGCACCAAAACCGTAGCGGAAGCCATCAGCGAagcgcgtcgatgcatTCACATAGACACTCGACGACGACAGTGATCGCGTAAAGATATCAGCGGCCGAGCGCACCGAAGCAGACGACGCCTCGCCGTTCAGCGGCGCACATAGGATGGTGTCGGTGTGTCCGGAGCCATGGGTCTGGATGTGGTGCACGGCGTCTTGTACACTGTCAacgacacgcacggcaAGGTCCAAGTCGAGATATTCGGTATCAAAGTCGGCGTCCGtcgcagcgacgacgagggcggCCTCGGACTCAGACAAGCCcggcaccagcgccgtgcgcgatgcctCATCACAGTGCAGGCGCACACCTGCGTGGATCAGAGCTTTGCCAAGCGAGAGCCACAAGCCCGATGTAAGGTGGTGGCGATGCAACAGCAGCGTTTCAACGGCATTACACGCGCTCGGATAGTCGAGCTTGGCGTCGAGGACCGTCTCGATCGTGAGCTTGGCCGGCGCATCATCATGCACATAAGCAGCACACAGGCCGTCCGCATGGCCCATGACAGGTACACGAGCCTCACGCTGGATGTGCCGGACCATCTCGTTCGAGCCACGCGGGATCACAAGGTTGATGTAGCGGTCTTCTTGAAGCAGCGTTCGGATCTCTTCGCGCGACTCGACCGTCTGAATCAGATGCGGCGGCATGTCACTTTGAGCGAGTGCCTCAGAAATACAGCGCGAAAGCACTTGGCCGGAATGCCGAGACTCCTTGCCGCCCTTGAGAATCGCCGCGTTGCCTGACTTGATAGCGAGACTCGCAATGTTGACAATCACCTCCGGCCGCGCCTCGAAAATGCACAAAAGCACACCGATGGGGCACGTCACACGATACAAGTCTAACGTACCAGTAGCATCGCGGCCTTCACACGCGGGACTCGCGTcagcgatgcgcgtggcTTTGGTGCACACGTCAAGAGGCGACGGCAGCGATGCCACATCCGATACGCCCTGCACCATCGACTCCCACTTGCCTGCCTTCGCAAACAAGTCTAGGCGCGATACAAGCTGCGCAGATAGCTTGCCTTGCTGCACGAGAGCTGTCGCCTCTTCGACATCACGCTGGTTGGCCGCTCGAATCTcatcctgcgcctgctctAGGGCACGGCGGATGGCATGCAGTGCCTTGACTCGCTGTACATCCGCCTCTCCTGCAGGTCCCAGCGAAAGTCGCTgctgcacgtcgtcaaagGCCTCGCGAGCCTGCCTCGCCACCACCGTGGCACTGGATTCCATAAGAGAGAAAGGTACGCTCTCCACGGCGGCCAAGGCTCCTCCATGGATCTGTGCACGTGAGTTAATCGCGTGCATAGCCCAGTGCCACGACCACTTCGACGGACGCTGTTTTTACCATCACGCATGAGCAAGGGCGGTCGACGGTCACAGCACAAAAGCAAGAGCCAAAAGGGCGTAGCGGGTCAAAGGCCTGCGCTTGCACCCACGAAAGCCGCATCGGTCTCACGATGGGAAATGAGCGCCGTGGTGATGGTGAGCACCGTACTGCTTTCGATAGTGTGGCTGCATTGGCTCACGGATGTGTCTCAGCGTCCGCTTCGAATGCAGTGGCTACAGTCTGCGTTTCAGGCAAGTAAGCCGCTCAGTCTGCCGACTTGGCTATTTTCACCCGAAGTATGGGACAGCTGGTGCGAAACGATTCACCGTGTCACGTCCGCGTGTTTCTTCTTGTCAGGCGCTGTCCGTGCAAACAGTGCTGCCAACGGGTGGCAGTACCTTCGCTCACTATGGACAGGTGCATCTTCATCCACCAAGTACGAGCGTGATCCATTCGATTTGTTATTCGCGTTCGTCTGGGGCATGATTCTCTTCGTGATTCGATTCGTTTGCATGCAGTGCCTTTTGCTTCCTTTGGGACACATGCTCGTGTCTCGACCAAGCGGTAACCCAGCTCAATCTGAAAAGAAGCTGCACCGTCGCATTGGCCGCTTTGCCGAACAGGGCTGGGTCTTGATCTTGTATGCGACCTCTTTGCTTCTCGTCGTGTTAGCTATACAGAGGCAGCCTTTCTGGGTGTGGAAACCAGAGCACCTATGGCTGGGATACCCTGTCACAACGATGGATGCGCTCAGCAAGGCAGTGTATTTGTGGGAAGCAAGCAATTACATCCATCAGGTGTTTGTTATTCATCTCGAGGAGCGCCGTTCGGACTACTGGCAAATGCTCACGCATCACTTCGTGACGCTCTTGCTTATTGGTGGCTCCTATGTCTCGTGCTTCCACTATGTGGGTTTCGCGATCCTGCTGCTGATGGACCCTGCAGACATTTGCCTTAGCCTCGCCAAGCTGTCCAAGTACATGGGCTGCACAACTTTGTGTGATGTCCTCTTTGCCATTTTCATGCTGGTATGGATCATCACTCGGCACATTGGCTACGCCTTTGTCTGGTGGTCCTGCTACAAGGACGCTCCAAGACTGACATCCTTTGGCACGACGTATAATCTGGCCTCAGGCCACATGCTCACACCCACGTCGTACGTTTTCTTTCTCGTACTGCTGGGCATGCTGCAGATGATTTTGCTGGTGTGGCTCGGTATGATATTAAGGATCGCGCTTCGCGTAGTGACGGCCCAAGGAGCCGTTGACAcgcgcagcgacgacgactcCGATTAGCAGGCCGCATGTGCCCTTGATACACGCGAACGCCATTCGTGTTCATAGCACGTAGATACATTTCTAACCAGTAGCGATGCACTATAACATGTCGCAAAGGGGATGTCACATGGCCATACATGCTGCATCCACACACGACAAACGAGTCGATAGTGCATGATGCACAACGTCTCACACAGAAATATACACAAAAAGCACGACTAGCACCAGTCTAGTCAATCATCTTCCACTTAACTTGCTTCAAGCGACCCTTTCCAAGAGGAGCCAACTTTTTGAATGCCGAAGGTGAAAGATCCAAGTCATTTTCACTGCAGCCCGGGCAGCGGTCGACCACCTTGACCTCGATGGACTTGCCCTCATACGTGACCTTGA from the Malassezia restricta chromosome II, complete sequence genome contains:
- a CDS encoding flap endonuclease-1; translated protein: MGIKGLTSLLADEAPGCIKHHDIKTLFGRKVAIDASMSLYQFLIAVRQSDGQQMMSDSGKVTSHLLGFFYRTIRMVDYGIKPVYVFDGKPPDLKKDVLAKRFGRREEARAEEEEKKDIADSETLDQLARRQVRPTREHNAEVQRLLTLMGIPWVVSPSEAEAQCAELARAGKVYAAGSEDMDTLTFGSPILLKNLTASEQKKLPVTEVNLHKALEELNMPMSQFVDLCMLLGCDYLDPIRGVGPKKALKLIQEHETLERVLDHLHLTSAKKNPPSDGNDEEVSSKKRAGAIQVPDIWPFQEARSLFQSPEVLDGHNIQLKWDQPKTEELVSFLCGENGFGEERVRRSCEKLSHAVGQKQQGRLDGFFSIQPKQQAPSAPTSTKRKAASNSANEKSSRRR
- a CDS encoding glutamate-5-semialdehyde dehydrogenase — its product is MESSATVVARQAREAFDDVQQRLSLGPAGEADVQRVKALHAIRRALEQAQDEIRAANQRDVEEATALVQQGKLSAQLVSRLDLFAKAGKWESMVQGVSDVASLPSPLDVCTKATRIADASPACEGRDATGTLDLYRVTCPIGVLLCIFEARPEVIVNIASLAIKSGNAAILKGGKESRHSGQVLSRCISEALAQSDMPPHLIQTVESREEIRTLLQEDRYINLVIPRGSNEMVRHIQREARVPVMGHADGLCAAYVHDDAPAKLTIETVLDAKLDYPSACNAVETLLLHRHHLTSGLWLSLGKALIHAGVRLHCDEASRTALVPGLSESEAALVVAATDADFDTEYLDLDLAVRVVDSVQDAVHHIQTHGSGHTDTILCAPLNGEASSASVRSAADIFTRSLSSSSVYVNASTRFADGFRYGFGAEVGISTGRIHARGPVGLEGLVTYKYVLRSAGSGAQTAAAFSPGAHQRAWSHQPIEAVYPSLT
- a CDS encoding acyl-CoA-dependent ceramide synthase yields the protein MSKGGRRSQHKSKSQKGVAGQRPALAPTKAASVSRWEMSAVVMVSTVLLSIVWLHWLTDVSQRPLRMQWLQSAFQASKPLSLPTWLFSPEVWDSWCETIHRVTSACFFLSGAVRANSAANGWQYLRSLWTGASSSTKYERDPFDLLFAFVWGMILFVIRFVCMQCLLLPLGHMLVSRPSGNPAQSEKKLHRRIGRFAEQGWVLILYATSLLLVVLAIQRQPFWVWKPEHLWLGYPVTTMDALSKAVYLWEASNYIHQVFVIHLEERRSDYWQMLTHHFVTLLLIGGSYVSCFHYVGFAILLLMDPADICLSLAKLSKYMGCTTLCDVLFAIFMLVWIITRHIGYAFVWWSCYKDAPRLTSFGTTYNLASGHMLTPTSYVFFLVLLGMLQMILLVWLGMILRIALRVVTAQGAVDTRSDDDSD